ATCCACATCTCGACCTTAAGCAATTTTTAAAAATCATAAAACATTAGTCTACCGTATTGCTTCAAGAGTGATCGTCTTCACGGGCGTTCGATAACGAGGACTGATGGGCGGATTCGGACACTGTCACGCTAGACGCAAAGCAGTACTGGTTTTTGCCAAGCTGCTTCGCTTGATACATGGCTGCATCAGCATGGGCTAGCAACTCCTCGATCGTTTGGCTATCGGCGGGATAGAGGGCGATACCGACGCTTGTCGTCACATGAATCGCTTGTTCTTCAATGGCGAAGGTTTGACCGAGAGTCTGCAAGATTTTATCGGCAACACGTACGACATTTTGAGCCTCGGCGATCGCCGGAAGCAACACCACAAATTCATCACCGCCGAGGCGTGCAACCGTGTCACTGCCACGTAAACATCCCAATAGCCGCTGTGCTACGGCTTTGAGCAGCAAATCTCCCATACGGTGACCGTGGGTATCGTTGACTTGCTTAAATCCGTCTAGGTCGAGGAACAGTAACGCAACGTATTTTTGATGGGTTTCCGCTAATTTAAGTGCTTCAGTCAGCATGGTTTCTAGGGCAGCACGGTTTGGCAATCCCGTCAGCGGATCATGAAACGCAATTTGCCGAAGTTGATCCCCTGCCCGCCGCAATTTGGCGTTGGACTGAGCCAGCTCAGCGGTGGTGCGCCGCAGTTCTTCCTCCATGCGTTTGCGCTCTGTAATGTCATGAATGACGCCGACGAGGAAAAGGTTCCCCGCCGAGTCTCGGTGGAGCGATCGCTTGGTCGCAATGCAGTAGGTGAATCCGTTGGCATTGGTAAACTCTTCCTCACTTTCTTGCTCCGTTTCCTTCTGAAAAGTCAGCCGATCCTGTTCCCAAAAGAGGTCAGCTTGGTGAGCAGGCAAAACGTCGTACTCCGATTTCTCGATTAAGATTTGAGTGGGATGCCCAATCAGTTGACCGTATGCCTCATTCAGCACAATCCAACGGTGATTTACATCTTTGACGAAAATGGGATCGGGGATAGTGTTAATCACCGAACTCAAAAACTCCTTAGATTTTTGTAACTCTTCGCGAAGATGAGCCAGATAGGCAATGATCGCCAGGGTTGAGCCCGTTAAGGTCAAGAGCGGTGGCACCACCGGAACCCACAACCCTCCGACAAACGCCAGATAGCAACCTGCAACCAATCCCACACTAAGTGCCGTCGTTGCTCCCAAGGTTTTGATCGGCGATCGCAGCATCCAGCCCACACCACTACCCACGACTGACCAAACAATAATCCAAAGCACTTCACCGCCCCAGCCCCACGTCGCCAAGACTGGGCGATCGCCCAACGCATTATCTAAAAGCTGGCTCAGAAATTCGGCTTGGAGCTGCACACCCGCCATTCGTTCAGCAGAACGCTGATTCCCACCACTGTAGGGAGTTAAAACAAAATCTTGCAAGCTATCAGCAGTTGAACCGATGAGAACAATGCGATCGCGCAGTAGAGCAGCATCCTGACTCGGATCCTGTTGCAAAAACTCAC
This DNA window, taken from Synechococcales cyanobacterium T60_A2020_003, encodes the following:
- a CDS encoding CHASE2 domain-containing protein, whose translation is MQSKKQPTRLRVDLRHWLRRGRRVWTTAFGVAGCVLLLRILGFLEPLELAVLDQFFRWQLTPKNDDRITIISISDEDIKQLGKWPLSDAVLVELINKIKAAQPQAIGLDIYRELPNEPGHAELTRLLETTPMLIGIEKLPDMESPGVDAPNALDSRNQIGFNNIVIDADGKVRRMILYWTLDGVAKTSFSLQLAQLYLQPQGIRPKPSARDPNILQLGQSIFPPLQPNAGPYIDADTQGYQVFANYRQRQFDTISISEFLQQDPSQDAALLRDRIVLIGSTADSLQDFVLTPYSGGNQRSAERMAGVQLQAEFLSQLLDNALGDRPVLATWGWGGEVLWIIVWSVVGSGVGWMLRSPIKTLGATTALSVGLVAGCYLAFVGGLWVPVVPPLLTLTGSTLAIIAYLAHLREELQKSKEFLSSVINTIPDPIFVKDVNHRWIVLNEAYGQLIGHPTQILIEKSEYDVLPAHQADLFWEQDRLTFQKETEQESEEEFTNANGFTYCIATKRSLHRDSAGNLFLVGVIHDITERKRMEEELRRTTAELAQSNAKLRRAGDQLRQIAFHDPLTGLPNRAALETMLTEALKLAETHQKYVALLFLDLDGFKQVNDTHGHRMGDLLLKAVAQRLLGCLRGSDTVARLGGDEFVVLLPAIAEAQNVVRVADKILQTLGQTFAIEEQAIHVTTSVGIALYPADSQTIEELLAHADAAMYQAKQLGKNQYCFASSVTVSESAHQSSLSNAREDDHS